The following proteins come from a genomic window of Acidimicrobiales bacterium:
- a CDS encoding carboxyl transferase domain-containing protein: MTDPDHPDGWDDVLEQLQRRRAAARAMGGPERLEKHRAAGKMDARARIDHLLDAGTFQELGTLVGGEESPADAVVIGSGRIDGRPVMVAAEDFTVKAGTISQAANSKRYRVAEIAAGDRVPLVMMLEGAGFRADGRTHGGRAPTDMIAQARCSGRVPLVTAVLGASAGHGALVAP; the protein is encoded by the coding sequence ATGACCGATCCTGACCATCCCGACGGGTGGGACGACGTCCTCGAGCAGCTGCAGCGCCGCCGCGCCGCGGCACGCGCCATGGGCGGTCCGGAGCGGCTCGAGAAGCACCGCGCCGCCGGCAAGATGGACGCCCGGGCCCGCATCGACCATCTGCTCGACGCGGGGACGTTCCAGGAGCTCGGCACTCTGGTCGGGGGCGAGGAGTCACCTGCCGACGCCGTGGTCATCGGGTCGGGCCGGATCGACGGCCGGCCGGTGATGGTGGCGGCGGAGGACTTCACCGTGAAGGCGGGGACGATCAGCCAGGCCGCCAACTCGAAGCGCTACCGGGTGGCCGAGATCGCGGCCGGTGACCGGGTCCCGCTGGTGATGATGCTGGAGGGGGCCGGGTTCAGGGCGGACGGGCGCACCCACGGGGGCCGGGCGCCGACCGACATGATTGCCCAGGCCCGGTGCTCGGGGCGGGTGCCACTGGTCACGGCGGTGCTGGGGGCATCGGCCGGCCACGGGGCGCTGGTGGCGCC
- a CDS encoding PIG-L family deacetylase, which yields MTTSNPEDPGAAALTLMAVHAHPDDEASTTGGILARYSAEGIRTVLVTCTDGELGDGPGGSKPGQDGHDEASVVELRRRELAESCRLLGVTDLELLGYHDSGMMGWDTNEAPQAFWHVPVDVAAGRLAELMMRYRPQVVVTYDSYGFYGHPDHIQAHRITVAALDRAELPAKLYCPTVRRSRLAAFGERAAEAGAELPDVDQSRFGSPDEDIAATVDCRPWVGAKRAALAAHASQSDNIFFLRMPETAFADIFGTEEFIRLRDPTGTLTPETDLFAGLRPAPPTIDGPG from the coding sequence GTGACCACGTCCAACCCCGAGGACCCGGGCGCGGCGGCGCTGACCCTGATGGCGGTGCACGCCCACCCCGACGACGAGGCGTCCACGACCGGCGGGATCCTGGCCCGCTACTCCGCCGAGGGGATCAGGACCGTCCTCGTCACCTGCACCGACGGGGAGCTCGGAGACGGACCGGGGGGTTCGAAGCCGGGCCAGGACGGCCACGACGAGGCTTCCGTCGTCGAGCTGCGCCGCCGGGAGCTGGCCGAGAGCTGCCGCCTGCTCGGGGTGACCGACCTCGAGCTGCTCGGGTATCACGACTCGGGGATGATGGGCTGGGACACCAACGAGGCGCCCCAGGCCTTCTGGCACGTCCCGGTCGACGTGGCGGCGGGGCGGCTGGCCGAGCTGATGATGCGGTACCGGCCCCAGGTCGTGGTGACCTACGACTCCTACGGCTTCTACGGCCATCCCGACCACATCCAGGCTCACCGCATCACGGTGGCGGCGTTGGACCGGGCCGAGCTTCCGGCCAAGCTGTACTGCCCGACGGTGCGCCGCTCCCGTCTGGCCGCCTTCGGGGAGCGGGCGGCCGAGGCCGGGGCCGAGCTTCCTGACGTGGACCAGAGCCGCTTCGGGTCACCGGACGAGGACATAGCTGCCACCGTCGACTGCCGCCCGTGGGTCGGGGCCAAGCGGGCCGCCCTGGCCGCCCACGCCAGCCAGTCCGACAACATCTTCTTCCTCCGGATGCCGGAGACGGCCTTCGCCGACATCTTCGGGACCGAGGAGTTCATCCGTCTCCGGGACCCGACGGGTACGCTGACCCCGGAGACCGACCTGTTCGCCGGGCTGCGGCCGGCGCCCCCCACCATCGACGGCCCCGGCTAA
- a CDS encoding phytanoyl-CoA dioxygenase family protein: MSSLSPVVFAGPDAAAVEHFREQGWVLIRSLDADGTARLQEWVGVVAAWPEERGLLHYREMSDGGPQLCRTENFVPLHDGLRELLASGPMLETASALLGQAAVLYKEKINYKLPGGAGYSPHQDAPAYPFIDVHVSCMVAIDDSSEDNGCLEVVSGAHHEVLPVDERGCIRADDVARLTWAPVEVRAGETLWFHSRTPHRSGANRSNEARRALYPTYNAAAEGDLRAEYYRHKLQQLSLREDGQRVQVSLIGDFEGRRVE; the protein is encoded by the coding sequence GTGTCCAGCCTCTCCCCGGTCGTTTTCGCCGGCCCCGACGCGGCTGCGGTGGAGCACTTCCGGGAGCAGGGCTGGGTGCTGATCCGGAGCCTCGACGCCGACGGGACGGCCCGGCTGCAGGAATGGGTCGGCGTGGTGGCGGCCTGGCCCGAGGAGCGGGGGTTGCTCCACTACCGAGAGATGAGCGACGGGGGACCCCAGCTGTGCCGGACCGAGAACTTCGTGCCCCTCCACGACGGCCTGCGCGAGCTGCTGGCCTCGGGTCCGATGCTGGAGACGGCCTCCGCCCTCCTCGGCCAGGCGGCCGTGCTCTACAAGGAGAAGATCAACTACAAGCTGCCCGGCGGGGCCGGGTACTCGCCGCACCAGGACGCGCCCGCCTATCCCTTCATCGACGTCCACGTCTCCTGCATGGTCGCCATCGACGACTCCTCGGAGGACAACGGCTGCCTGGAGGTGGTGTCCGGCGCCCACCACGAAGTGCTGCCGGTGGACGAGCGCGGGTGCATCCGCGCCGACGACGTGGCCCGGCTGACGTGGGCGCCCGTCGAGGTGAGGGCGGGGGAGACGCTGTGGTTCCACTCCCGCACCCCGCACCGCAGTGGGGCCAACCGTTCGAATGAGGCCAGGCGGGCGCTGTACCCCACCTACAACGCCGCCGCCGAAGGGGACCTGCGGGCCGAGTACTACCGGCACAAGCTGCAGCAGCTCTCCCTCCGGGAGGACGGCCAGCGGGTGCAGGTGTCGCTGATCGGGGACTTCGAAGGCAGGCGGGTCGAATGA
- a CDS encoding HD domain-containing protein: MSARSVAEVIELYDRLGGDPYDEVVTQVAHALQSAARAQDAGAADTLVAAALLHDVGHLLDLDRGPGPTGAGIRDADLHHEDTGAAWLRPLFPPEVTAPIALHVRAKRYLCAVDPAYRDRLSEGSVRSLVLQGGPMAGDEVQRFEALPASSDAVLLRRWDDAAKVVGASTPALAEYRSLLHGLAATAER; this comes from the coding sequence ATGAGCGCCCGCTCGGTGGCCGAGGTGATCGAGCTGTATGACCGGCTGGGGGGAGATCCCTACGACGAGGTGGTGACCCAGGTGGCCCACGCCCTGCAGAGCGCGGCCCGGGCCCAGGACGCGGGGGCAGCGGACACGTTGGTCGCGGCGGCGCTGCTCCACGACGTCGGCCACCTGCTCGATCTCGACCGCGGTCCGGGCCCCACCGGGGCCGGAATTCGCGACGCCGACCTCCACCACGAGGACACGGGAGCGGCGTGGCTGCGGCCCCTCTTCCCACCCGAGGTAACGGCTCCGATAGCCCTCCACGTCCGGGCCAAGCGCTACCTCTGCGCCGTCGACCCCGCCTACCGGGACCGCCTATCGGAGGGTTCGGTGCGTAGCCTGGTCCTGCAGGGCGGACCGATGGCCGGAGACGAGGTCCAGCGGTTCGAGGCCCTCCCTGCGTCCTCCGACGCGGTGCTCCTGCGGCGGTGGGACGACGCCGCCAAGGTCGTCGGCGCCTCTACGCCCGCGCTGGCGGAGTACCGATCGCTCCTGCACGGGTTGGCGGCCACCGCCGAGCGGTAG
- a CDS encoding nuclear transport factor 2 family protein: protein MTVEELAAKQAITEALYRYCRSLDRMDVALYATVFAPGAALDYGEHFSGTAEEFREWVWAAHEGMQAHSHQITNVLVEVDASGDRAVSEAYVTVCLRTRPAGGTVTDIVDRGRYLDRWTRGRDGGWRIAQRRFRSDVQQISDAGSSPPAGAVRDPTDPSYELFGT, encoded by the coding sequence GTGACCGTCGAGGAGCTGGCGGCAAAGCAGGCCATCACCGAGGCGCTCTACCGGTACTGCCGGAGCCTCGACCGCATGGACGTGGCGCTGTACGCCACGGTGTTCGCTCCCGGGGCCGCCCTCGACTACGGCGAGCACTTCTCCGGCACGGCCGAGGAGTTCCGTGAGTGGGTGTGGGCGGCCCACGAGGGCATGCAGGCCCACTCGCACCAGATCACCAACGTCCTCGTCGAGGTCGACGCCTCCGGTGACCGGGCGGTGAGCGAGGCCTACGTGACGGTGTGCCTGCGGACCAGGCCGGCGGGAGGCACGGTGACCGACATCGTCGACCGGGGCCGCTACCTCGACCGCTGGACCCGAGGCAGGGACGGAGGCTGGCGGATCGCCCAGCGGCGGTTCCGCAGCGACGTCCAGCAGATCTCCGATGCCGGGTCCTCCCCGCCGGCCGGTGCCGTGCGGGACCCGACCGACCCCTCCTACGAGCTGTTCGGGACCTGA
- a CDS encoding alcohol dehydrogenase catalytic domain-containing protein — protein MKAVRGAAGGVDVVDLDEPPGAGELLAMRAMGICGSDLGYLNIGTRKILGHELAGVRADGTPVVVEAVWGCGDCGPCRRGAYNLCAEAHRERALGLSADGGMAEHFRAPPARLVPVPEGLDLGDASLVEPAAVSWHALRLAATGPGQRVAVVGGGALGLLAVAGARKQGAEEVGLEARHPHQRAAGERLGAHVGTQGTYEAVIEAAGTPESLARCVELVAPGGTISVLGVHFGPVQLDWLPLFLKEARVVPSLAYCAHDGGREFVDAAAMLAADPEIPRTIITHRFPLDEAPEAFRTAADRAAGAIRVVLEAQVPNSS, from the coding sequence GTGAAGGCGGTACGGGGGGCGGCAGGCGGAGTGGACGTCGTCGACCTCGACGAGCCGCCCGGCGCCGGGGAGCTCCTGGCCATGCGGGCCATGGGCATCTGCGGCTCCGACCTCGGGTACCTCAACATCGGGACCCGGAAGATCCTCGGTCACGAGCTGGCTGGCGTCCGCGCCGACGGCACGCCGGTCGTCGTCGAGGCGGTGTGGGGGTGCGGGGACTGTGGGCCGTGCCGCCGCGGCGCCTACAACCTCTGCGCCGAGGCCCACCGTGAGCGGGCCCTGGGCCTGTCGGCCGACGGCGGGATGGCGGAGCACTTCCGGGCCCCGCCGGCCCGCCTGGTCCCTGTTCCGGAGGGCCTCGATCTGGGCGACGCCTCGCTGGTGGAGCCGGCCGCAGTCTCGTGGCACGCCCTCCGCCTGGCCGCCACCGGTCCGGGCCAGAGGGTCGCGGTAGTCGGTGGTGGCGCCCTCGGGCTGCTGGCGGTGGCCGGGGCCCGAAAGCAGGGGGCTGAGGAGGTGGGGCTCGAGGCGCGCCACCCCCATCAGCGCGCCGCCGGGGAACGGCTGGGGGCGCACGTCGGCACGCAGGGCACCTACGAGGCGGTGATCGAGGCGGCGGGAACGCCCGAGAGCCTGGCCCGGTGTGTCGAGCTGGTCGCGCCGGGCGGGACCATCAGCGTCCTCGGGGTCCACTTCGGACCGGTCCAGCTCGACTGGCTGCCGCTGTTCCTCAAGGAGGCGCGGGTCGTGCCGTCCCTCGCCTACTGCGCCCACGACGGCGGGCGGGAGTTCGTGGACGCCGCCGCCATGCTGGCCGCCGACCCCGAGATCCCCCGGACGATCATCACCCACCGCTTCCCTCTCGACGAGGCCCCTGAGGCCTTCCGTACCGCGGCCGACCGCGCCGCCGGGGCCATCCGGGTCGTCCTCGAGGCTCAGGTCCCGAACAGCTCGTAG
- a CDS encoding acyl-CoA dehydrogenase family protein, which yields MPWDFETDPEYQKKLDWTAEFVREEVEPLDYVFPHLQFVALDETRRRIIDPLKEEVRRQGLWATHLGPELGGQGFGQLKLALLNEILGRSQWASVVFGTQAPDTGNAEIIAHYGTEEQKDRYLQPLLHGECFSCYSMTEPHAGADPTLFRTRAVKDGHEWVISGWKYFSSNAKTASFLIVMAVTNPDVSPYKGMSMFLVPTDTPGVKLERNVGLWGEPINEGFHSLIHYDDVRVPEEALLGGEGQAFVIAQTRLGGGRIHHAMRTIGMAQKALDMMCERALSRETAGSLLADKQFVQGYIADSYAQLVQFRLFVLYTAWEIDKYNDYKRVRKDIATAKVVMPTVLHDIAWRAMQVHGALGTTNEMPFFGMIHGAGVMGLADGPTEVHKVTVARQLLRDYRGSEGMWPSEWIPGKQEAARAKFAEYLEHEVGNL from the coding sequence ATGCCGTGGGACTTCGAGACCGATCCGGAGTACCAGAAGAAGCTGGACTGGACGGCGGAATTCGTACGGGAGGAGGTCGAGCCGCTCGACTACGTCTTCCCGCACCTCCAGTTCGTGGCCCTGGACGAGACCCGGCGCCGGATCATCGACCCGCTGAAGGAGGAGGTGCGCCGCCAGGGCCTGTGGGCCACCCACCTCGGTCCCGAGCTGGGGGGCCAGGGCTTCGGCCAGCTCAAGTTGGCGCTCCTCAACGAGATCCTCGGACGGTCCCAATGGGCGTCGGTCGTGTTCGGGACCCAGGCGCCCGACACCGGCAACGCCGAGATCATCGCCCACTACGGCACGGAGGAGCAGAAGGACCGCTACCTTCAGCCGCTGCTCCACGGGGAGTGCTTCTCGTGCTACTCGATGACCGAGCCTCACGCCGGCGCCGACCCGACGCTGTTCCGGACCCGGGCGGTGAAGGACGGTCACGAGTGGGTCATCAGCGGGTGGAAGTACTTCTCCTCCAACGCCAAGACCGCCTCGTTCCTCATCGTCATGGCCGTCACCAACCCCGACGTGAGCCCGTACAAGGGGATGTCGATGTTCCTGGTCCCCACCGACACCCCGGGCGTGAAGCTCGAGCGCAACGTCGGGCTGTGGGGGGAGCCGATCAACGAGGGTTTCCACTCCCTGATCCACTACGACGACGTCCGGGTGCCCGAGGAGGCGCTGCTGGGAGGGGAGGGCCAGGCCTTCGTGATTGCCCAGACCCGTCTGGGTGGGGGTCGCATCCACCATGCCATGCGGACCATCGGCATGGCGCAGAAGGCCCTGGACATGATGTGCGAGCGGGCTCTGAGCCGGGAGACGGCCGGCAGCCTGCTGGCCGACAAGCAGTTCGTGCAGGGCTACATCGCCGACTCCTACGCCCAGCTGGTGCAGTTCCGCCTGTTCGTGCTGTACACGGCGTGGGAGATCGACAAGTACAACGACTACAAGCGGGTGCGCAAGGACATCGCCACCGCCAAGGTCGTCATGCCGACGGTCCTGCACGACATCGCCTGGCGCGCCATGCAGGTGCACGGGGCGCTGGGCACCACCAACGAGATGCCGTTCTTCGGGATGATCCACGGCGCCGGGGTCATGGGCCTGGCCGACGGCCCCACCGAGGTCCACAAGGTCACCGTGGCGCGCCAGCTGCTGCGGGACTACCGCGGCTCGGAGGGCATGTGGCCGAGCGAGTGGATCCCGGGGAAGCAGGAGGCGGCCCGGGCCAAGTTCGCCGAGTACCTCGAGCACGAGGTGGGCAACCTGTGA
- a CDS encoding phosphotransferase family protein, with the protein MIDATRLETWLDETGLPGKGEPVEVAYISGGSQNEIYDVRRGELHGALRIPPSGAPESRDDGILREWRIIEALDGTEVPHTAALGVCRDRSVLGRTFYLMGYVEGWSPMNTDGWPAPFDTDLEARKGLAYQLVEGIALLGNVDWKEKGLHDLGRPDGFHERQVDRWTAFLERIKGRELPGFDEAASWLRSHRPIDFVPGLMHGDYQFANVMFRHGGPARLAAIIDWEMGTVGDPKLDLGWVVHGWPEDTSTPHDAFASYADMYGMPSRDQIVGHYASVSGRPVDDIDYYCVLAKWKLAVVLEQGYQRAGDDEKLQAFGPIVLRLMEEAGHLAESTDYKA; encoded by the coding sequence GTGATCGACGCCACCCGTCTCGAGACGTGGCTGGACGAGACGGGGCTCCCCGGCAAGGGGGAGCCGGTCGAGGTGGCGTACATATCGGGCGGCTCCCAGAACGAGATCTACGACGTCCGCCGGGGTGAGCTCCACGGCGCCCTACGCATCCCCCCGAGCGGGGCCCCCGAGAGCCGGGACGACGGGATCCTGCGGGAGTGGCGGATCATCGAGGCTCTCGACGGAACCGAGGTTCCCCACACCGCCGCCCTCGGCGTCTGCCGGGACCGGTCGGTCCTCGGGCGCACCTTCTATCTCATGGGCTACGTCGAGGGTTGGTCCCCGATGAACACCGACGGGTGGCCGGCCCCGTTCGACACCGACCTGGAGGCCCGGAAGGGACTGGCGTACCAGCTGGTCGAGGGCATAGCCCTGCTCGGCAACGTCGACTGGAAGGAGAAGGGCCTGCACGACCTGGGGCGCCCCGACGGCTTCCACGAGAGACAGGTCGACCGGTGGACGGCGTTCCTCGAGCGGATCAAGGGCCGGGAGCTGCCCGGGTTCGACGAGGCGGCCTCGTGGCTGCGGAGCCACCGCCCGATCGACTTCGTCCCGGGACTGATGCACGGGGACTACCAGTTCGCCAACGTGATGTTCCGCCACGGAGGACCGGCGCGCCTGGCCGCCATCATCGACTGGGAGATGGGCACGGTCGGGGACCCCAAGCTCGACCTGGGCTGGGTGGTCCACGGGTGGCCGGAGGACACCAGCACCCCCCACGACGCCTTCGCCAGCTACGCCGACATGTACGGGATGCCCTCGCGCGACCAGATCGTCGGGCACTACGCGTCGGTGTCGGGCCGGCCGGTCGACGACATCGACTACTACTGCGTCCTCGCCAAGTGGAAGCTGGCGGTGGTGCTCGAACAGGGATACCAGCGCGCCGGTGACGACGAGAAGCTGCAGGCGTTCGGGCCCATCGTGCTCAGGCTCATGGAGGAGGCGGGTCACCTGGCGGAGTCCACGGACTACAAGGCATGA
- a CDS encoding enoyl-CoA hydratase-related protein, which translates to MTGADELVREQRGPVLVARLNRPDARNALSPGLIREIGAALTDAESDDAVRAVVLTGTGDRAFCAGMDLRAFASGEQAEAGGEGSARGFQRLIEGQLTVPVVAAVNGAAVAGGFELMMGCDVVVASSAAVFGLPEVKRGLFPAGGGTFLATRIPRAVASELLLTGDNIPAERAYELGLVNVVVPPDEVLTAALGYAERIAANGPLGLAAVKELIRLGVSDPARATERMAHWQQVVFSSADAQEGARAFIERRPPVWQGR; encoded by the coding sequence GTGACCGGCGCCGACGAGCTCGTACGGGAGCAGCGGGGCCCCGTCCTGGTGGCCCGGCTCAACCGGCCCGACGCCCGCAACGCCCTCAGCCCCGGCCTCATCAGGGAGATCGGGGCCGCCCTGACCGACGCCGAGTCCGACGACGCCGTTCGCGCCGTGGTGCTGACCGGCACCGGTGACCGGGCCTTCTGCGCCGGCATGGACCTGCGGGCCTTCGCCAGCGGTGAGCAGGCCGAAGCCGGTGGGGAAGGATCGGCCCGGGGCTTCCAGCGCCTGATCGAGGGACAGCTCACCGTGCCGGTGGTGGCCGCCGTCAACGGGGCGGCGGTCGCGGGCGGCTTCGAGCTGATGATGGGCTGCGATGTCGTCGTGGCCTCGTCGGCGGCGGTGTTCGGCCTGCCCGAGGTGAAGCGAGGTCTGTTCCCCGCCGGGGGCGGGACGTTCCTCGCCACCCGGATCCCGAGGGCGGTGGCGTCCGAGCTGCTGCTCACGGGGGACAACATTCCGGCCGAGCGCGCCTACGAGCTGGGCCTGGTGAACGTGGTGGTCCCTCCCGACGAGGTGCTCACCGCCGCCCTCGGCTACGCCGAGCGCATCGCCGCCAACGGTCCCCTCGGACTCGCTGCGGTCAAGGAGCTCATCCGTCTCGGCGTCTCGGACCCCGCCCGGGCGACCGAGCGCATGGCCCACTGGCAGCAGGTGGTGTTCAGCAGCGCCGATGCCCAGGAGGGGGCGCGGGCGTTCATCGAGCGGCGCCCGCCCGTCTGGCAGGGCCGTTGA
- a CDS encoding OB-fold domain-containing protein, protein MRPLPELTPASGWFWTSGADGRLRVQGCGDCGQLVHPPVPICPRCRSRSRQATVVSGRATVVGFTVNSHPWLPGFDPPYVVANVALAEDPSVHLTTNVVGCEPGEVHVGQEVTVRFEQHEDVWVPLFEPTGSTDPVDRVPEPERPRPRPPIGAERFEHRTVLSGIGRAGLGRRLMVDPLSLTVDACLQAVADAGLRLEDIDGLSTYPGGGVGGMSEGGVTAVEEALRLRPTWFNGGGDIPGPGGAVIAGMLAVAAGLCRHVLCFRTVWESTYAALGLGAGGRGGRVAGSFGEWRFPFGAMSAAHWIGMNANQYLHRYGATREMLGWIALNGRANAARNPAAIYRDPMTMDDYLSARPITSPFGLYDCDVPCDASIAVVVSDASVSPDLPKPAVRVEAVGTQILERVSWDQDTVTHEPQVLGQSAHLWTRTGLGPGDVDLALVYDGFTFNAVSWLEGLGFCGIGEAKDWLDGGRRIAPDGDVPVNPHGGQLSEGRTHGFGFIYEAVTQLRREAGERQVPEATTAVVTTGGGTPSGVMLLQRAGA, encoded by the coding sequence GTGAGACCGCTACCCGAGCTGACCCCGGCCAGCGGATGGTTCTGGACCTCGGGCGCCGACGGCCGGCTGCGGGTGCAGGGCTGCGGTGACTGCGGGCAGCTAGTCCACCCGCCGGTGCCGATCTGCCCCCGGTGCCGCAGCCGCTCGCGCCAGGCGACGGTGGTCTCGGGCCGGGCCACCGTGGTGGGCTTCACCGTCAACTCCCATCCCTGGTTGCCGGGATTCGACCCCCCGTATGTCGTGGCCAACGTGGCCCTGGCCGAGGACCCGTCGGTCCACCTGACGACCAACGTCGTCGGATGCGAACCCGGCGAGGTCCATGTCGGCCAGGAGGTGACCGTCCGCTTCGAGCAGCACGAGGACGTGTGGGTCCCGCTGTTCGAGCCGACCGGGTCGACCGACCCCGTCGACCGGGTGCCCGAACCGGAGCGACCCCGGCCCCGTCCGCCGATCGGGGCCGAGCGCTTCGAGCACCGGACGGTGCTGTCGGGGATCGGCCGGGCCGGGCTCGGGCGGCGGCTGATGGTCGACCCCCTCTCGCTCACCGTGGACGCGTGCCTGCAGGCGGTGGCCGACGCCGGACTGCGCCTGGAGGACATCGACGGGCTCTCCACCTATCCGGGCGGGGGCGTAGGCGGGATGAGCGAGGGCGGGGTCACCGCCGTCGAGGAGGCGCTGCGCCTGCGGCCCACCTGGTTCAACGGGGGCGGGGACATCCCCGGCCCGGGCGGGGCGGTCATCGCCGGCATGCTGGCGGTGGCGGCGGGGCTGTGCCGCCACGTCCTGTGCTTCCGCACGGTATGGGAGTCGACCTATGCCGCCCTGGGCCTCGGCGCCGGAGGACGGGGCGGCCGGGTGGCGGGGTCGTTCGGGGAGTGGCGCTTCCCGTTCGGCGCCATGTCGGCGGCCCACTGGATCGGCATGAACGCCAACCAGTACCTCCACCGCTACGGCGCCACCCGGGAGATGCTCGGTTGGATAGCACTGAACGGCCGGGCCAACGCGGCGCGCAACCCGGCCGCCATCTACCGCGACCCGATGACGATGGACGACTACCTCTCCGCTCGTCCCATCACCAGCCCCTTCGGCCTCTACGACTGCGACGTCCCCTGCGACGCGTCGATCGCGGTGGTGGTGTCGGACGCGTCCGTCTCACCCGACCTGCCCAAGCCGGCCGTCCGGGTCGAGGCGGTCGGGACGCAGATCCTCGAACGGGTGTCGTGGGACCAGGACACGGTGACCCACGAGCCTCAGGTCCTCGGTCAGTCCGCCCATCTGTGGACGCGCACCGGCCTCGGTCCCGGCGACGTCGACCTGGCGCTGGTGTACGACGGGTTCACCTTCAACGCCGTCTCCTGGCTGGAGGGCCTCGGGTTCTGCGGCATCGGGGAGGCCAAGGACTGGCTGGACGGGGGCAGGCGTATCGCTCCCGACGGTGACGTCCCGGTGAACCCGCACGGGGGCCAGCTGTCCGAGGGCCGCACCCACGGCTTCGGCTTCATCTACGAGGCCGTCACCCAGCTGCGCCGGGAGGCGGGGGAGAGGCAGGTGCCGGAGGCTACGACCGCGGTCGTGACGACCGGCGGGGGTACCCCGTCCGGGGTGATGCTGCTGCAGCGCGCCGGAGCCTGA
- a CDS encoding SDR family oxidoreductase: MRTVVVGASSGLGRCIGIGLAQRGAQVALLARRMELLADAAKEAGPGTLAVACDVTDPDSCRSAIEEAAGGLGGIDALVYSTAVGPLARLADVDAATWRHTFDTNVIGASLVTAAALPHLAEAHGAAAYLSSVSASMTPPWPGLGAYIVSKAALDKLVEAWRVEHPQVGFTRIIVGDCTGGDGPGMTQFANAWDPELAVQMGTEWAARALLAGSLLDVEDLVRAVDNVLRCGSGATIPSVAVVPRAPG; this comes from the coding sequence ATGCGGACCGTCGTCGTAGGTGCGTCCAGCGGCCTGGGCCGGTGCATCGGCATCGGTCTGGCGCAACGGGGGGCCCAGGTGGCCCTCCTGGCGCGCCGCATGGAGCTCCTGGCCGACGCCGCCAAGGAGGCCGGGCCCGGCACCCTGGCGGTGGCGTGCGACGTCACCGACCCCGACTCGTGCCGCTCGGCCATCGAGGAGGCGGCGGGGGGACTAGGCGGGATCGACGCCCTCGTGTACTCGACGGCGGTCGGGCCGCTGGCCCGGCTGGCCGACGTGGACGCCGCCACCTGGCGCCACACGTTCGACACCAACGTCATCGGCGCCTCACTGGTGACGGCGGCCGCCCTCCCCCACCTGGCCGAGGCGCACGGGGCGGCGGCGTACCTCTCGTCGGTCAGCGCCTCGATGACGCCGCCGTGGCCCGGCCTCGGCGCCTACATCGTGAGCAAGGCGGCCCTCGACAAGCTGGTCGAGGCGTGGCGGGTCGAGCATCCCCAGGTGGGCTTCACCCGGATCATCGTCGGGGACTGCACCGGAGGGGACGGCCCGGGGATGACCCAGTTCGCCAACGCGTGGGACCCGGAGCTGGCGGTGCAGATGGGAACGGAGTGGGCGGCGCGCGCCCTGCTGGCGGGGTCTCTCCTCGACGTCGAGGACCTGGTCCGCGCCGTCGACAACGTGCTGCGCTGCGGATCGGGGGCCACCATCCCCTCGGTGGCCGTGGTCCCGAGGGCGCCCGGATGA